In a genomic window of Punica granatum isolate Tunisia-2019 chromosome 6, ASM765513v2, whole genome shotgun sequence:
- the LOC116210993 gene encoding SKP1-like protein 1A — protein MIEYDCADNGIPLPNVTSKILAKVVEYCKKHVEAAAESKSEDRPSPATAAQDELKAWDADFVKVDQATLFDLILVGQLLLS, from the coding sequence ATGATCGAGTACGACTGCGCCGACAACGGGATCCCCCTCCCCAACGTCACCAGCAAGATCCTCGCCAAGGTCGTCGAGTACTGCAAGAAGCACGTTGAGGCCGCCGCCGAGAGCAAGTCCGAGGACCGCCCCTCCCCCGCCACCGCCGCCCAGGACGAACTCAAGGCGTGGGACGCTGATTTCGTCAAGGTCGATCAGGCCACGCTCTTCGATCTGATTCTGGTCGGTCAGTTGCTGCTCTCCTAG
- the LOC116210210 gene encoding glyoxylate/succinic semialdehyde reductase 2, chloroplastic isoform X1, producing the protein MELNKSDSGLLLPRRQTAVFSSHLSLCLFCFCWALFCTLSSTPNSETKNCCIQSRDHSPTYCPFVFFFCPVSGLQRCLRRGMKLALKPSYGKLLCPAPMAVITSQASTTFCPPVPARLRVRGWPFSFLPGGSPALAVPVRAFSASASASEFPERVGFLGMGIMGTPMAQNLIKAGCDVTVWNRTKSKCDPLTSLGAKFKPSPEEVAASCDVTFAMLADPESAVEVACGKLGAANGMGPGKGYVDVSTVDGATSKLIGERIKATGALFLEAPVSGSKKPAEDGQLIFLTAGDKALYGSVSSLLDIMGKSSFYLGDVGNGAAMKLVVNMIMGSMMASFSEGLLLSEKVGLDPNVLVEVVSHGAISAPMYKLKGPSMVQSQYPTAFPLKHQQKDMRLALGLAESVSQSTPVAAAANELYKVAKSHGLSDEDFSAVIEALKSKQ; encoded by the exons ATGGAATTGAATAAATCCGATAGCGGTCTTCTCTTGCCCCGTCGCCAAACAGCGGTCTTCTCttcccatctctctctctgtctgttCTGCTTTTGCTGGGCTCTGTTCTGCACGTTATCCTCAACGCCTAACTCCGAGACGAAGAACTGCTGCATCCAATCGCGGGACCATTCCCCCACTTACTGCcccttcgtcttcttcttctgcccTGTCTCAGGCCTACAAAGGTGTCTTAGACGGGGCATGAAGCTGGCTCTGAAACCCAGCTACGGCAAGCTCCTGTGTCCAGCTCCAATGGCGGTGATTACGTCCCAGGCCTCCACCACCTTCTGCCCTCCAGTCCCTGCCCGCCTTAGAGTGAGAGGATGGCCCTTCAGTTTCCTCCCCGGTGGCTCGCCCGCCCTCGCGGTCCCTGTCAGGGCTTTCAGCGCCTCTGCTTCTG CAAGTGAATTCCCAGAGCGGGTCGGGTTTCTCGGGATGGGAATCATGGGTACCCCAATGGCGCAGAATCTCATCAAAGCTGG ATGTGATGTCACTGTCTGGAACCGAACCAAGAGCAAATGCGATCCTCTCACAAGCTTGGGGGCTAA ATTCAAACCTTCTCCTGAGGAAGTAGCTGCGTCCTGTGATGTCACGTTTGCCATGCTTGCTGATCCTGAAAGTGCA GTGGAAGTTGCATGTGGAAAGCTGGGAGCTGCCAATGGGATGGGTCCTGGAAAAGG GTATGTGGATGTTTCCACTGTAGATGGTGCCACTTCTAAATTAATTGGTGAACGCATCAAAGCTACAGGGGCATTATTTCTTGAG GCGCCTGTATCTGGATCCAAAAAGCCAGCAGAAGATGGGCAGCTCATTTTTCTTACTGCAG GTGATAAAGCTCTCTATGGATCAGTGTCTTCCCTTCTAGACATCATGGGAAAG TCAAGCTTTTACCTTGGAGATGTTGGTAATGGAGCTGCAATGAAACTCGTGGTCAACATGATAATGGGAAG TATGATGGCATCATTTTCTGAAGGATTGCTTCTAAGTGAAAAAGTGGGGCTGGATCCTAATGTACTGGTCGAG gTGGTCTCACATGGAGCCATTAGCGCACCCATGTACAAACTCAAAGGTCCATCAATGGTCCAATCCCAATATCCAACCGCATTTCCATTGAAGCACCAACAGAAG GACATGAGGCTTGCTCTCGGGTTAGCAGAGTCGGTGTCCCAATCCACTCCAGTTGCAGCAGCTGCGAACGAGCTCTACAAGGTGGCGAAATCTCATGGCCTCAGCGACGAGGACTTCTCTGCAGTCATCGAAGCCCTGAAatcaaagcagtaa
- the LOC116210210 gene encoding glyoxylate/succinic semialdehyde reductase 2, chloroplastic isoform X2 encodes MELNKSDSGLLLPRRQTAVFSSHLSLCLFCFCWALFCTLSSTPNSETKNCCIQSRDHSPTYCPFVFFFCPVSGLQRCLRRGMKLALKPSYGKLLCPAPMAVITSQASTTFCPPVPARLRVRGWPFSFLPGGSPALAVPVRAFSASASASEFPERVGFLGMGIMGTPMAQNLIKAGCDVTVWNRTKSKCDPLTSLGAKFKPSPEEVAASCDVTFAMLADPESAVEVACGKLGAANGMGPGKGYVDVSTVDGATSKLIGERIKATGALFLEAPVSGSKKPAEDGQLIFLTAGDKALYGSVSSLLDIMGKSSFYLGDVGNGAAMKLVVNMIMGSMMASFSEGLLLSEKVGLDPNVLVEVVSHGAISAPMYKLKGPSMVQSQYPTAFPLKHQQKLNHSV; translated from the exons ATGGAATTGAATAAATCCGATAGCGGTCTTCTCTTGCCCCGTCGCCAAACAGCGGTCTTCTCttcccatctctctctctgtctgttCTGCTTTTGCTGGGCTCTGTTCTGCACGTTATCCTCAACGCCTAACTCCGAGACGAAGAACTGCTGCATCCAATCGCGGGACCATTCCCCCACTTACTGCcccttcgtcttcttcttctgcccTGTCTCAGGCCTACAAAGGTGTCTTAGACGGGGCATGAAGCTGGCTCTGAAACCCAGCTACGGCAAGCTCCTGTGTCCAGCTCCAATGGCGGTGATTACGTCCCAGGCCTCCACCACCTTCTGCCCTCCAGTCCCTGCCCGCCTTAGAGTGAGAGGATGGCCCTTCAGTTTCCTCCCCGGTGGCTCGCCCGCCCTCGCGGTCCCTGTCAGGGCTTTCAGCGCCTCTGCTTCTG CAAGTGAATTCCCAGAGCGGGTCGGGTTTCTCGGGATGGGAATCATGGGTACCCCAATGGCGCAGAATCTCATCAAAGCTGG ATGTGATGTCACTGTCTGGAACCGAACCAAGAGCAAATGCGATCCTCTCACAAGCTTGGGGGCTAA ATTCAAACCTTCTCCTGAGGAAGTAGCTGCGTCCTGTGATGTCACGTTTGCCATGCTTGCTGATCCTGAAAGTGCA GTGGAAGTTGCATGTGGAAAGCTGGGAGCTGCCAATGGGATGGGTCCTGGAAAAGG GTATGTGGATGTTTCCACTGTAGATGGTGCCACTTCTAAATTAATTGGTGAACGCATCAAAGCTACAGGGGCATTATTTCTTGAG GCGCCTGTATCTGGATCCAAAAAGCCAGCAGAAGATGGGCAGCTCATTTTTCTTACTGCAG GTGATAAAGCTCTCTATGGATCAGTGTCTTCCCTTCTAGACATCATGGGAAAG TCAAGCTTTTACCTTGGAGATGTTGGTAATGGAGCTGCAATGAAACTCGTGGTCAACATGATAATGGGAAG TATGATGGCATCATTTTCTGAAGGATTGCTTCTAAGTGAAAAAGTGGGGCTGGATCCTAATGTACTGGTCGAG gTGGTCTCACATGGAGCCATTAGCGCACCCATGTACAAACTCAAAGGTCCATCAATGGTCCAATCCCAATATCCAACCGCATTTCCATTGAAGCACCAACAGAAG CTAAACCACTCAGTTTGA